The genome window CAGCATGGTTTGTTTCGCGGCATTACTATAGGTTACGAAACCGCATTCGAACCAGGCCGAGCTACCGGCGGTCTCCGTGACGCATTGGGAAATCCAACCGCCGGAGCAAGACTCCGCCACAGCCAGGCGCAACCCACTGGACAACAGCGCTGCTCCCACGCGATTCGACAATGCAGACAGGTAATCGTCTGTAATAGTTTCCATATTAGCGCATATATTTGTTTTGTAAAAATTCATCACTTTTCGATCCAGCGACTAAAAACATGATGAACCATTATTTCACAACAGGAAATACATTAATCATGGCATTTAGCCAACGGAACCGCTTCCAGACAATATTACATAGGCATGATAATCAACTAGTCTATCGGTATGCAAAATGGTTCGTACGCTATTGATTGCGTATGGTTCCGGGAATGTTGGTTTGCAGATAGGAACTTTACCGTTAGACTTCCACCTGTGTACGCGCGTTTCGACACACTATCCGGCCTCAGCCTCGAAATAAGGGCGCTGAAAGATCTACAACTCCGTCTTATGGTAAAAATATAGAGGTGTTTCATGGGCTTGAAATGGTTACTGGTATTTATCCCGGTTGGGATCGTCCTGGACTGGCAAGACGCCAATCCTATCCTGGTGTTTGCAACTTCCGCGCTTGCCATCATTCCCCTGGCAAGTCTGGTAGGGGACGCCACCGAGGCTTTGGCGCGTTATCTGGGACCGACCATGGGCGGGTTTCTTAACGCTACGCTCGGCAATGCGCCGGAAATCATCATCGGCTTTTTTGCGCTGAAGCAGGGACTGGTGGAAATGGTGAAGGCTTCAATCACCGGCTCGATTATCGGTAATCTGCTGTTCGGTCTTGGTGTTTCTTTCCTGGCCGCCAATCTTAAAGGACACCGGAAGCTGCACTACGACATAGAGTCCGCACGCACGCATGGGGGATTATTGATGCTGGCGATGTTCGGTTTGATCGTCCCCGCGGTATTCAATTTCAGCACGACCTCCGAACGCGAAATCAGTCTGGAAATTTCGATCGTATTGTTTGTGATCTATCTGGGCAGCGTAATTCTTACTTTTTTCCCGGAAAAACCCAAGGGCGAGGCGGATGATACTTTGGAAATCGCGGTTAAACCGGAAACTCCCGAGCAGGAAGAGAGCGGCTGGAGCAGGAACAAGGCCCTGGCGATTCTGATATCCGTTACGGTTACATTGGCGGTCATGAGCGAAATCATGACCGACGCGGTCGACCCGGCCGCTAAAAGTTTGGGCCTGACCCCGCTGTTTGTCGGAGTTTTCCTGCTGGCGATGGTGGGCAATACCGCGGAATTGTTCAACGCGGTGCGCTTTGCGCGCAACGGCCATCTGGATCTTTCCGTGGGCATAACCCTGGGTTCCAGCTCCCAGATGGCGCTGATGGTGGCGCCAACGCTGGTATTTTTGGGCTATTACCTGGGACAGGACATGAACCTGGTATTTTCGCAGTTCGAATTGATTGCGGTGGTCATGACGGTGGTTGCCATCATGAACATGCTGCAGGTCGGAAGGTTAAAACGCAAAGCAGGGGCCTTACTGGTTGCGCTGTATTTTATGCTGGGCTTTGGTTTTTTCTATGCACCGGCAAGCGTGACCGGCGGCTAAGGATACAGCATTCGGATGCGGCTCCCGGTGGATGCGCGCTTATCCACCCTACCCGATTTCAACACGCATAGGGTCAATCAAGCCGTAGGGCGGAAAGCGCAAGCGCATCCGCCAATAGCGGTTTCTCCGATATCCGGCCGGCAAGAAGAAGGGATACATGTCGTCAATCTATCCCTAACTCATGCCAAATCCGATCTATCCGGGTTTGCACTTCCGTCGACATGCTGATGGGAACGCCCCACTCGCGGCCGGTTTCGCCCGGCCACTTGTTGGTGGCGTCCATCCCCATCTTGGACCCCAACCCGGAGACCGGCGAGGCGAAGTCGAGATAATCTATGGGAGTGTTTTCGATCAGCGTGACATCCCTGGCCGGATCCATGCGCGTGGTGATGGCCCAGATCACGTCCTGCCAGTTTCTGACGTCGACATCGTCGTCGGTTACGATCACGAACTTGGTATACATGAACTGACGCAGGAAACTCCAGACGCCGAACATCACGCGCTTGGCGTGTCCGGGATATTGTTTCTTCATGCTGACCACCGCCATGCGGTAGGAGCAGCCTTCCGGCGGCAGGTAAAAATCCTTGATTTCGGGAAACTGTTTTTGCAGTATCGGGATGAACACTTCGTTCAGGGCCACGCCGAGTATGGCCGGCTCGTCCGGCGGCCTGCCGGTATAGGTGCTGTGGTAGATCGGGTTTTCGCGCTGGGTAATGCATTCGATGGTGAAAACCGGGAATTCGTCCACCTCGTTGTAATAGCCGGTATGATCACCGAACGGCCCTTCGAACGCGGTATCGCCGGGATAGATAAAGCCTTCAAGAACAATTTCAGCGCTGGCTGGAACCTGCAAGCCGCTCAGGCGCGCCTTGACCACTTCGGTTTTATCGCCGCGCAACAAGCCTGCAAACGCATATTCGGACAACGTGTCCGGCACCGGCGTAACCGCCGCGAGTATGGTGGCCGGATCAGCGCCCAGCGCCACCGCGACCGGAAACGGTTCACCGGGATGCGCAGCCTGCCATTCGCGGAAATCGAGCGCGCCGCCGCGATGAGCCAGCCAGCGCATGATCACGCGGTTGCGTTCTATGACCTGCAAACGGTAAATGCCGAGGTTTTGCCGGTCCTTTTCCGGGCCGCGCGTAATCACCAGCGCCCAGGTAATCAGCGGTCCGGCGTCGCCCGGCCAGCAGGTCTGGATCGGATAGCGCCCGAGATCGATATCGTTTCCGAGCAATAACTGCTCCTGACACGGCGCGCTCGATATTTCTTTCGGAGCCATGTTCAGCACCTGACGGTACATCGGCAACTTGCTGAAAGCATCGCGCAGCCCTTTCGGCGGATCGGGTTCCTTCAGAAAGGCGAGCAGTTTGCCGATTTCGCGCAAGGCGTCAACCGAGTCTTCACCCATGCCCAGCGCCACGCGCCGCGGCGTGCCGAATAAATTGCCGAGCAGGCGAAGACCTGAGTCTTTGGTATTTTCGAACAGCAGCGCCGGGCCTTGCCGTTTCAGCGTGCGGTCGCAAATTTCGGTGATTTCCAGGTGGGGATCGACTTCGGTGCGGACGCGCTTCAACTCACCCTGCGTTTCGAGACGGGCGATAAAATCACGCAGATCGGTATATTTCATGTTTAGTGCTGCATGATCAAAGGAACTTCACGAAAAGCCTGCGATTGTCCGTCCAGCGTGTAAGCCCTCATTTCCAGCACCCCGCGCGTATTCAATGAAATGATCAGATAAAGCGCTTCCGGATAGCCTATTTCCGTCAAATCGGCGGCGGATGGTTCCGCCGCGCTGCCGGGGTGAGAGTGCACAATCGCAAACAGATCGAGCTCGCGTTCGCGTATATCGCGTAACGTGGCAATTTGGGTCAGAGGTTCCATCTCGAAGCGGTTGCCCGGCGTTTCCGCGACATTAGGAATCGGATAAAAATGGTAAAGATGCTGCCGGTCGACGCCGATCAATCCGCAAACTTCCTTGCCGGGGCTGGCCTGCGCAAAATGCAGCAGCTGATTGACCAGCGTGCGCGGCAGCTTGACCGGAGCGCCTGGGATTACATGAGTCGTCATTTGATTAAACATAGCGATTTGCTGGGGCCGATGGGATTTATTTCATGTAACATATCATATTTTTATAGTATTTCAGGAGTCTTTCCATGCGCACCATTACCCTTATCCCCGGCGACGGTATCGGCCCTTCCATCGTGGAGGCGGCAGTCAAGGTCATAGAAGCTACCGGCGTTAAAATAACATGGGATAAGCAGATTGCAGGCATGGCCGCCGTTGAAGCCGAAGGCAACCCGTTGCCGGAAACCACCATCGCGTCGATCCGCGCCAACCGCATTTGTTTCAAGGGACCGTTGACGACGCCGGTCGGCGGCGGTTACCGCAGCGTCAACGTAACGTTGCGCCAAACGTTTAATCTGTATGCCAACGTACGCCCGGCCATGTCGTTCGAAGGCACCGATACGCTGTTTCGCAATGTCAACCTGGTGACGATACGCGAAAACACCGAAGGGCTATATGCCGGTATCGAGCATTTTATCAAGGTCGATGAAGAAAAAATTGCGGCGGAAAGCATTGCCGTCGTCACCCGCAAGGGTTGCGAACGTATTATCGAGTATGCATTCCAGTACGCCAGAAAAGCGCAGCGCAAAAAGGTGACCCTGGTTCACAAGGCCAACATACTGAAATGCACCTCCGGCTTGTTTCTGGAAATCGGGCGCGAAATCGCCGCGAAATATCCGGATATCGAATTCGACGACCGCATTGTCGACGCCTGCTCCATGCAATTGGTAATGAAGCCGGAAATTTACGACGTAATCGTGACCACCAATCTGTTCGGCGACATTCTCTCCGATCTGGCGTCAGGACTGGTGGGCGGCCTGGGACTGACCGCAGGGGCCAACATCGGAGCCGACGCCGCGCTGTTCGAAGCGGTGCACGGCAGCGCGCCGGATATAGCAGACAAAGGCATCGCCAACCCGACCGCGATGATACTGGCCGGCGCTATGATGCTGGAGCATCTGGGCGAGCTGGATGCCGCCCGCAACATCGAACAGGCGGTCAGAAACGTGATCCGCGAAGGTATCTATCTTACTCCGGATCTGAAAAAAGACACGACCTACGGTACCAATGATCTGGCTGCTTCTGTAATCGCAAAGCTGGGTTGATTTTTTCCAGTACGCACACGGCGCGGGCCTCGTTCGTCTTAATGAGGAGATTTCAAAAACCTGTCCGTATAGCGCAGACGAACGAATCGGCCCCTCGGCGGGCCGTGCGCCAGTTTTATGCGGACGTCGTGCAGCAGGACATGTCTCTGGTGGTCTTTTTTGTTCCTGCGATTACGATCCGGATGTAATTGCAGAGGAAATGCGCGTTGTTTTTGCCGGAGTCAATGTAGTCGGCTGTACCTCGGGCGTGCAGATCGGGCCTTCCGGTTGTGGTAAACAGAGGTTAAGTGTTTAAGTCCTTCGAAAGGCTCAAGACGAACGGCAACTGATTGTTTTCGTTCGTGGGCGTAGCGCCGCGAATGCGGCTGGAGAGCTTGTCGAACCATATGAACGAAAAGGCGCTATTCAGCGTTTCCTTAATGCGTCACATGCGTTTTTTTAGCGCGAGTTCATGAAGTTTAGCCACAAAATAACGAAAGCTGGGCGACCTGTTTTCATTTATCGTCATATGAGGCGATATTTTTTCAGACCAGACCGACTTTTCAGCGCCTATGGCTTGCCAGCCATCAGCCTTTAACGCCGGCGATCCGCCAGGAAATACGGCATCGGCAAGCAGTTCCCAGGTCCCGCAGACCGAATCGTTTTCATAGCCGTTCAGAACGTTATCTTTTGCCTTCGGATAGGCTTTTTTAATTGCAGGGATATCGCCCAGAAACCATGCTTCACCTTCCTCTATCGCAATACAAAAACGCGTCTCGGGTTTTGGGTCGCATGCATGCAAAATATCGAACAGCTCTTTCCGGAAGCCCGCCAGACATCTCTTGTCCAGATCACAAACCAGGATAACTGCAGCCGGATAGCTGCCGGAGTAACCGGCAAATGTTTTTCCATGTCCCCTGAGTAATCTGGGCAATTGATCGAGCAGTATGCGTTTACCCGCGTCGGAACCAGTTCCGAGTTTTCGGGGAATACGCCCTATCCCTTTATATGCGTGGATATTGAAGCTGTGTCCGTCGCCAATAATCTTCGGAACCAGCGTTTCGAGCGCTTTTTTTCCTGATTGGTCTTCGATAAGGAATTCGAAATGCACCGGATTACCTCGCATCCAGATAATCGCTGTACCAGAGTCCGCCCAGAGGCAAGCCCTCCGCCACCAGATTGCGTACCAGCTCGTCGTCGCTGGCGCGGCGAATTATCGAAAAACCGTCCACGCCTTTTTCCAGTATCCAGACCTCATCGGGATCGAGGGCATCGACCAGATAGGGTTGGTGCGTTGTAACAAATACCTGCGATCCACCTTTCCGTCCGGTTGCATGCGCGCGAAACGCCTGAACCAACGATTCCAGCAGCTTGTGATAAAGCCCGTTTTCCGGTTCTTCTATGCATAAAAACGGTGGCGGATCTTCCAGCAGTAACAGATAGGCGAAAACTTTCAGCGTTCCATCCGACATTTGTTGCGAATAGAACGGGTCATGAAATCCTCTGTCGTTGAACCGGAGCAGCAGGCGACCGTCGTTAGTCCTTTCGGTATCGATCTTGTTGACGCCGGGGATTTTGTCGGCAATCCGGTTCAGGATCGACTGAAAACGTTTAGGGTGTTCACGTTCCATGAACTGCACGACATTGCCGATATTGTCGCCGTGTATGTTGAGGTGTTTTTGCGGGCCGGCCAGGGGCAGGCTACGTGCCGCGTCCGGGGTGAAGTAACTCAGGTACCATCCTTCTATAAATCGGCGGAACGCGGAAATTCGCGGATGCTGTTTGAGCGAACCCAGCGTGGCGATTCCGAGTTTACGCTTGTCTTCCAGCTCGATGGCTTCGGTTTCTTTGGATTCCTCGGATGCTTCCTGTTCTATGGCTTCCATGAGCTTGGACAGGTCAAATCCGTTTTCTTCCTCGATTAGACGGCCTTCCTGCTCGCCCTTCCATACCACGCCTTTGCCATTTTCCAGTATGAGAAAAGAAAAAGGCCATCCGCGCGTTTGTCCTTTGCGTCTTTGCCTAAGACGCTCCCTTAACACATAAGGGCGCCTGGAGTTATCCAAAGCAATCGCCAACTCATAGGTAATGGGACGCGCGTTTCCCTCTTCCTTGTAATAAACTTCAAATTCTATCGGCCCTTTTTCTCCTTGAGTCCGGATCTTTTCGAATCCCCCGCGTCCACGAGAGTCGCAGGCTTCTTCGACACCGAGTTTCAATGCGTCGGCCAGAAAACCGAAGGTATCGAATAAAGTGCTTTTCCCTACGCCGTTTTTTCCGATCACCGCCGTCAGCGGAGTCAAGGGCTCCGCTTGCTGTTGATTCCAGAGCCGACCCAGCGTAACGTCTTTCAACGCCCTGAAGTTTTTTATGCGAAAGCCTTCTATTTTGGCCATATCACTTGCCCTTTTCTGCGTCGTTTCCGGGTCCAACCAAAGGAAGCCGTTCTAATTTGTGAAGCCGAAACATATTATTATTATAAAGCTACAAGTAAGCGTTACGGGCGCGGATGGATTAAAATAGACGCTTTAGCATCTTCTTTTATAACTATTCAGCGTAGCCGATGAAGAGGAAGCGAGGCAAGCCAGTCGAGACCTTGCAACGTGTCTCGACTGGCTTGCCTTCGACCTGTTCGATCATAGCTCATCAGCACTCGCGGAATAGTTACCTTCTTTTCTGGATTATTTATGGCTTTGATTAAACTGACCGATGTTTCCATTGCATTCGGCGTGCGTCCGGTGCTGGACCATGCCGAGTTTCAGCTCGACCCCGGCGAGCGCGTCGGTTTGATCGGCCGCAACGGCGAAGGCAAATCCACGCTGATGAAAGCGGTTTCCGGCCTCGTCAGCATCGACAGCGGCGACTTGTGGCGTCAGCCCGGTTTGCGTATCGCGATGCTGGAACAGGAGCCGGTGTTGCCCGACAACGCAACGATCTACCAGGCTACTGCCGACGCCCTGGGCGAAGTCGGTCGTCTGATTACCGAATATCATGAAGTATTGGGACAGATAGAAACCGATCCGGCGGCGCTGGACAAGCTCGGCCAATTGCAGCATGAACTGGAAAGTCTGGACGGGTGGAGTTTGCAACAGCGCGTGGAATCGGTGCTGAGCCGCCTGAATTTGCCCGGCGAACTGCCTGTACAGGGGCTTTCCGGCGGCTGGCGCCGCCGGGTTGCACTGGCGCGCGCGCTGGTAATCGATCCGGAAGTACTGTTGCTGGACGAACCGACCAACCACCTCGATATGGAAACCATATTATGGCTGGAGGAACAATTGTTGCAGTTTTCCGGCTCGGTGCTGCTGGTGACGCATGATCGCGCGTTTTTGCAGAAAGTGGCGACGCGCATTATCGATCTGGATCGCGGAAAACTGACCTCATGGCCGGGCAGCTACAGCGATTTTCTTGAAAAGAAAGCAGCGGCGCTGGAAGAAGAAGCGCGCCACAACGACTTGTTCGACAAGAAACTGGCGCAGGAAGAGGTCTGGATACGCCAGGGCATCAAGGCCCGACGCACCCGCAACGAAGGCCGCGTGCGCGCGCTGAAAAAGCTGAGACAGGAGCGCTCCGAACGTAGATCGCTGCAGGGCAAGGCCAAAATCAGCATGGAAACCGCAGAGCGCTCAGGCAAGATGGTCATCGAAGTAGAAGATGTCAGTCTTGTTTTTGGCGAGGGGTCCAAAGTGCTTGACGGTTTTTCCACTACCATCATGCGCGGCGACCGCATCGGTCTGATCGGCCCGAACGGAGCCGGAAAGTCGACACTGATCAAGGTGCTGCTCAAACAGATAGAACCGCAGTCCGGCACGGTCAGGCACGGCACCCGCTTGAGCATCGCATACTACGATCAATTGCGCGCGGAAATGGACCCGCAGCAAACCTTGGCGGACGCCGTGGGCGACGGCAAGGATTATGTCGAAATCAACGGGCAGCGCCGTCACATCATGTCCTACCTCGGCGATTTTCTGTTTTCGCCGGCGCGCGCGCGTTCGCCGGTGAGCACGCTGTCGGGCGGCGAACGCAACCGGGCGTTTCTGGCGCGCCTGTTCAGTCAGCCGTGCAATTTGTTGATTATGGACGAACCCACCAACGATCTGGACATGGAAACCCTGGAGCTGCTGGAAGAACTGCTGATGGATTTCGACGGCACCCTGATTCTGGTCAGCCATGACCGCGCTTTTCTGGATAATGTGGTGACCAGCTCGCTGGTATTCGAAGGGAACGGCGTCGTTAACGAATATGTGGGCGGTTATTCGGATTGGTTGGAATACAAAAAACTGTCTGAAGCTGCGGCAACACCCGACAAGAATAAGCCCGCGCTGGCGGCTTCACAGCAGAAAACGGCGATTGAGTCGCCGAAAACGGCAAAAAAACTCAGTTACAAGGACCAGAAAGAACTGGAAGCTTTGCCTGCGCAAATCGAGCTTTTGGAACAGCGGCAGGAAGAATTGAACGCGCTGCTGCAGTCCCCGGCGTTTTATAAACTGGAACAGCGCGACATGAACGAAAAGCTGGCCGCCCTTGGCGCTCTGGAATCGCAACTGAAACAGGCATATGAGCGCTGGAATGAGCTGGATGCGATGGTTTAAAGCCG of Candidatus Methylospira mobilis contains these proteins:
- the cax gene encoding calcium/proton exchanger, with protein sequence MGLKWLLVFIPVGIVLDWQDANPILVFATSALAIIPLASLVGDATEALARYLGPTMGGFLNATLGNAPEIIIGFFALKQGLVEMVKASITGSIIGNLLFGLGVSFLAANLKGHRKLHYDIESARTHGGLLMLAMFGLIVPAVFNFSTTSEREISLEISIVLFVIYLGSVILTFFPEKPKGEADDTLEIAVKPETPEQEESGWSRNKALAILISVTVTLAVMSEIMTDAVDPAAKSLGLTPLFVGVFLLAMVGNTAELFNAVRFARNGHLDLSVGITLGSSSQMALMVAPTLVFLGYYLGQDMNLVFSQFELIAVVMTVVAIMNMLQVGRLKRKAGALLVALYFMLGFGFFYAPASVTGG
- the ubiD gene encoding 4-hydroxy-3-polyprenylbenzoate decarboxylase gives rise to the protein MKYTDLRDFIARLETQGELKRVRTEVDPHLEITEICDRTLKRQGPALLFENTKDSGLRLLGNLFGTPRRVALGMGEDSVDALREIGKLLAFLKEPDPPKGLRDAFSKLPMYRQVLNMAPKEISSAPCQEQLLLGNDIDLGRYPIQTCWPGDAGPLITWALVITRGPEKDRQNLGIYRLQVIERNRVIMRWLAHRGGALDFREWQAAHPGEPFPVAVALGADPATILAAVTPVPDTLSEYAFAGLLRGDKTEVVKARLSGLQVPASAEIVLEGFIYPGDTAFEGPFGDHTGYYNEVDEFPVFTIECITQRENPIYHSTYTGRPPDEPAILGVALNEVFIPILQKQFPEIKDFYLPPEGCSYRMAVVSMKKQYPGHAKRVMFGVWSFLRQFMYTKFVIVTDDDVDVRNWQDVIWAITTRMDPARDVTLIENTPIDYLDFASPVSGLGSKMGMDATNKWPGETGREWGVPISMSTEVQTRIDRIWHELGID
- a CDS encoding M67 family metallopeptidase; protein product: MTTHVIPGAPVKLPRTLVNQLLHFAQASPGKEVCGLIGVDRQHLYHFYPIPNVAETPGNRFEMEPLTQIATLRDIRERELDLFAIVHSHPGSAAEPSAADLTEIGYPEALYLIISLNTRGVLEMRAYTLDGQSQAFREVPLIMQH
- a CDS encoding isocitrate/isopropylmalate dehydrogenase family protein; the protein is MRTITLIPGDGIGPSIVEAAVKVIEATGVKITWDKQIAGMAAVEAEGNPLPETTIASIRANRICFKGPLTTPVGGGYRSVNVTLRQTFNLYANVRPAMSFEGTDTLFRNVNLVTIRENTEGLYAGIEHFIKVDEEKIAAESIAVVTRKGCERIIEYAFQYARKAQRKKVTLVHKANILKCTSGLFLEIGREIAAKYPDIEFDDRIVDACSMQLVMKPEIYDVIVTTNLFGDILSDLASGLVGGLGLTAGANIGADAALFEAVHGSAPDIADKGIANPTAMILAGAMMLEHLGELDAARNIEQAVRNVIREGIYLTPDLKKDTTYGTNDLAASVIAKLG
- a CDS encoding FIST N-terminal domain-containing protein — translated: MGPSAGRAPVLCGRRAAGHVSGGLFCSCDYDPDVIAEEMRVVFAGVNVVGCTSGVQIGPSGCGKQRLSV
- a CDS encoding AAA family ATPase, whose product is MAKIEGFRIKNFRALKDVTLGRLWNQQQAEPLTPLTAVIGKNGVGKSTLFDTFGFLADALKLGVEEACDSRGRGGFEKIRTQGEKGPIEFEVYYKEEGNARPITYELAIALDNSRRPYVLRERLRQRRKGQTRGWPFSFLILENGKGVVWKGEQEGRLIEEENGFDLSKLMEAIEQEASEESKETEAIELEDKRKLGIATLGSLKQHPRISAFRRFIEGWYLSYFTPDAARSLPLAGPQKHLNIHGDNIGNVVQFMEREHPKRFQSILNRIADKIPGVNKIDTERTNDGRLLLRFNDRGFHDPFYSQQMSDGTLKVFAYLLLLEDPPPFLCIEEPENGLYHKLLESLVQAFRAHATGRKGGSQVFVTTHQPYLVDALDPDEVWILEKGVDGFSIIRRASDDELVRNLVAEGLPLGGLWYSDYLDAR
- a CDS encoding ATP-binding cassette domain-containing protein — protein: MALIKLTDVSIAFGVRPVLDHAEFQLDPGERVGLIGRNGEGKSTLMKAVSGLVSIDSGDLWRQPGLRIAMLEQEPVLPDNATIYQATADALGEVGRLITEYHEVLGQIETDPAALDKLGQLQHELESLDGWSLQQRVESVLSRLNLPGELPVQGLSGGWRRRVALARALVIDPEVLLLDEPTNHLDMETILWLEEQLLQFSGSVLLVTHDRAFLQKVATRIIDLDRGKLTSWPGSYSDFLEKKAAALEEEARHNDLFDKKLAQEEVWIRQGIKARRTRNEGRVRALKKLRQERSERRSLQGKAKISMETAERSGKMVIEVEDVSLVFGEGSKVLDGFSTTIMRGDRIGLIGPNGAGKSTLIKVLLKQIEPQSGTVRHGTRLSIAYYDQLRAEMDPQQTLADAVGDGKDYVEINGQRRHIMSYLGDFLFSPARARSPVSTLSGGERNRAFLARLFSQPCNLLIMDEPTNDLDMETLELLEELLMDFDGTLILVSHDRAFLDNVVTSSLVFEGNGVVNEYVGGYSDWLEYKKLSEAAATPDKNKPALAASQQKTAIESPKTAKKLSYKDQKELEALPAQIELLEQRQEELNALLQSPAFYKLEQRDMNEKLAALGALESQLKQAYERWNELDAMV